GCGGAAAACGAGTATCAGATTCTGGTAAAGCTCGAGGATGCTGAGAAAAAAGAGCTGCGGGATATTCTGGATCTTACAGTTACCAATGCCGAAGGGGAGCGAGTAGTACTCCGGAATGTGGTGGAAGTTCGCCCAAGACTGGGGCCGGTGCTCATCGAACGTAAAGACCAGGAGCGCGTGGTCTATGTGACTGCTAATATCACCGGCCGGGACATGGGCTCTGTTTTAGCCGATATTCAGAAGGGCTTGCAGAATGTGCCGGTTCCCAGAGATTTCAGCATCCTTTTTGGCGGTGACTACAAAGAGCAGCAGAAGGCCTTTCGCGAACTTTTGATGAGCTTTATATTGGCGATAGTTCTGGTATATATGGTGATGGCCTCACTTTATGAGTCTCTGCGAGATCCATTTGTGGTGATGTTTTCCGTACCGCTTGCAGCTATCGGTGTGATACTGATGCTCTTTTTAACCAATACCACCTTTAACATACAATCATATATCGGCTGTATCATGTTGGGCGGCATTGCGGTGAATAACGCCATTTTGCTGGTAGATCACATCAATCTGCTGCGCCGCCGGGATGGACTGCCACTGAGAGAGGCAATCGAAGAGGGGGGCAGGAGACGACTCCGACCGATTCTGATGACCGCTATGACCACTATTTTGGCCATGTCGCCTCTGGCTTTGGGAATTGGCGAAGGCAGCGAAGCCCAGGCGCCCATGGCCCGGGCAATTATCGGCGGACTGCTCAGTTCGACTCTGATTACGCTTGTAGTAATTCCGGTTGCCTACGCGCTTTTTGAACGAAAAAAGTTAAAAATAGAGACCTTTGGAAAAAGCTCGGACGCATGATAAATATTGCTGATATGATAAATGGCGTTGTGATTCACGATGCCGCTCAGCAGTGTTGGCTGCATTTCCGCAATCCCCGGCAGATTATTTCAGCGCACAGGATTGAAGAAGTCATTCCCGCGTTAAACCTGATTGAAAAAACAGTTAACAAGCACGGTCTTTATGCGGCAGGCTTCATTGCTTATGAGGCAGCGCCGGCTTTTGACCCCGCGCTTGTGGTAAATAAAAATGGTTCATTCCCCCTTATATGGTTCGGACTCTACGGTGAGCCTGAACATCTCAGCTTTCCAGCAGCAAAAAAATATTGCCCGGATCAATCACTGGGCCAATCACTAACGTGGACGTCTTCGGTGACGCGAGATGCTTACCAGGACGCTATCGCTAAAATCAAAAAAAACATTGAAGAGGGCAATACATATCAAGTCAATTTTACCTATCGCCTGACATCACCCTTTATCAATGATCCATGGGCATATTTCATTGAATTAGTAAAGGCACAAAATGCCCTGTATGGAGCCTTCGTAAATACGGAAGAATGGTCTATCTGCTCTGCTTCACCGGAAATGTTTTTTCATCTTGATGGTAATAAGCTGAGTTCTCGTCCCATGAAGGGAACTGCTTCAAGGGGGCTGACTTTGCAAGACGACATCAAGCAGGCCCAATGGCTTTATCATTCAGAAAAAAACAGGGCGGAAAACATCATGATTGTTGATATGGTCAGAAACGATATGGGGCGGATTGCGCGTGCCGGGAGCGTACAGGCGGACGAATTGTTTGCTATAGAGAAATATCCAACCCTGTGGCAAATGACGTCAACGGTCACAGCGGAAACAAATGCTGGTTTGTCCGAGATATTAAGAGCTCTTTTCCCTCCGGCTTCCATCACGGGAGCTCCAAAGACCCGCACTATGGAGATCATAGCGGAATTAGAAACAGGTCCGCGTCGAATATACACAGGCAGCATCGGGGTCGTGAGCCCTGATCGCAAAGCGCAGTTCAATGTTGCCATCCGGACGGTTCTTGTCGATAAAATCAAAGGGCAGGCTGAATATGGCGTTGGCGGCGGAATTGTCTGGGATTCCATAGAGACGGTTGAATTTGAGGAATCTCAAACAAAGGCAAAGGTACTCACTGAGAGGTTGCCTGATTTTTCGCTTCTTGAAACAATTTTGTGGACGCCTGAGAATGGATATTATCTGCTCCAATACCATCTGGCGCGTCTCAAGGACTCTGCCGTCTATTTTTCTTTTTCCGCTGATATTGATGCGATACGCGATAAACTTTTATCTTTGACACATACTTTCCCGCATACCGCGCACAAGATCCGTTTACTCGTAACAAAAGAGGGGGGTATCACCTGCAAACCCGAAGTCCTGCGACATTCTATTCCTGCACATATACAGCGCGTACGCCTTGCGAAGTCACCAATCGATTCTTCAAATCTTTTCCTGTATCACAAAACAACCAATCGATGCGTGTATGATCAGGCATTGGCGGCATGCCCTGGATATGATGATGTAATCTTGTGGAATGAAAAAAGCGAAGTAACCGAGTCTTGTATCGCCAACATTGTAGTGGAGCTGGACGGAGAATTGTATACCCCTCCGGTTCGCTGTGGCTTGCTTGCCGGCACTTTCCGGGCCTGGTTGATAAAACAAAATAAAGTCAAAGAAAAAGTAATCAGCCTAAAAGACTTAGCAAGAAGTCTTCATGTTTACCTGGTTAATTCCGTACGCAAGGATCAAGAAGTTCTTATCGACTGAGAAAACAGGTTTGTTTATAAAGCATTCCCTTTAGCCCCAACGCAGAACTGAGGGGCTGGACAACCTGGACAACAATGACCCAAAAACCTTGAAAAGTAGAGGGGAAGACTTTTGAACCGGTAGCAGGGCTGTCGGATATCTGAGCATAACCTCCTTTGCTTTGAATATATTCGGCAACTACCCTAACAACAAGCGGATGGGTAAGGATCGCTTTTTCAGGTTTGGCCGGTAAAAGAAGATTCGGCTTAATCAGAACCCTGTCCTGTTTTTTAATACAATCTCCACCTATGGAGTCGATCATCTCAAAAAGTATCGGCTTTAAGGTT
This genomic window from Anaerolineae bacterium contains:
- the pabB gene encoding aminodeoxychorismate synthase component I; translation: MINIADMINGVVIHDAAQQCWLHFRNPRQIISAHRIEEVIPALNLIEKTVNKHGLYAAGFIAYEAAPAFDPALVVNKNGSFPLIWFGLYGEPEHLSFPAAKKYCPDQSLGQSLTWTSSVTRDAYQDAIAKIKKNIEEGNTYQVNFTYRLTSPFINDPWAYFIELVKAQNALYGAFVNTEEWSICSASPEMFFHLDGNKLSSRPMKGTASRGLTLQDDIKQAQWLYHSEKNRAENIMIVDMVRNDMGRIARAGSVQADELFAIEKYPTLWQMTSTVTAETNAGLSEILRALFPPASITGAPKTRTMEIIAELETGPRRIYTGSIGVVSPDRKAQFNVAIRTVLVDKIKGQAEYGVGGGIVWDSIETVEFEESQTKAKVLTERLPDFSLLETILWTPENGYYLLQYHLARLKDSAVYFSFSADIDAIRDKLLSLTHTFPHTAHKIRLLVTKEGGITCKPEVLRHSIPAHIQRVRLAKSPIDSSNLFLYHKTTNRCVYDQALAACPGYDDVILWNEKSEVTESCIANIVVELDGELYTPPVRCGLLAGTFRAWLIKQNKVKEKVISLKDLARSLHVYLVNSVRKDQEVLID
- a CDS encoding DUF362 domain-containing protein encodes the protein TLKPILFEMIDSIGGDCIKKQDRVLIKPNLLLPAKPEKAILTHPLVVRVVAEYIQSKGGYAQISDSPATGSKVFPSTFQGFWVIVVQVVQPLSSALGLKGMLYKQTCFLSR